The sequence CGGCGATATCGTCAAGTGACAACCATTGCTCATCATCTGTAAAATGCACGATAAGGTCATTTTCCTTTTTGGTATTGATGATAGGGATTTGGATATTTTCTCCCATAATGCGGGCTACACCACGGTCGCCTACTTGTCCTCCCCCCTCGGGGTAAAAAGGTGTTCGGCTGAACACTAATTGGTAAAAAGTTTTTTTGCCTTCTTTTATTTTTCTATATTTCAGTAATTTAGTTTCGCAGGATAGCGTATCATAGCCTACAAAATCGACCTCGTTGCCGGGGTGAAGCACCACCCAATCGCCAGTTTCTAAAGCGGTAGCATTGCGCGAACGCTCTTTTTGCTTTTGCATTTCTTTTTCAAAGCCCTCCATATCTACCCTAAAATTGCGTTCTCTGGCTATAAGGGCGGTAAGGTCAATAGGGAATCCAAAGGTATCATACAGTTCAAAAGCGGTTTTGCCATCTACTACCTGCTCATTGGCATGAGCTTCAAAATACTGTTCCAAACGCTTCAAGCCGGTATCCAGTGTGCGTAAGAAAGAGCGCTCTTCTTCTTTTATCACATTGCTGACAAACTCTTTTTGTTGCATCACCTCAGGGAATACATCCTTGAACATACTGGCGAGGACATCCACCAGCTCAAACAAGAAAGGTTCTTGGAAGCCAAGGAAAGTATAACCATAACGCACTGCACGACGCAAGATACGACGAATGACATAACCAGCACCGGTACTTCCGGGCAATTGCCCATCGGCAATGGTGAAGGTAATTGCCCGCACGTGGTCAGCAATCACACGCATGGCAACATCTATTTTAGCATCGCTGCCATAGACAAAGCCTGATTTTTTTGCTACTGCTTGAATGACGGGCTGGAAGAGGTCAGTATCATAATTTGACTTCTTGCCTTGCACAACCATACATAAGCGTTCAAAGCCCATGCCTGTATCTATATGTTTGGCAGGTAAGCGGCGCAGCTCCCCGTTGCTCATGCGTTCATATTCCATGAATACAAGGTTCCATATTTCTATAACCAGCGGATGGTCTTTATTGACCAACGCTTTACCGGGCAGCTGTGCTATTTCTTCTTCATCACGCAGGTCTATGTGTATCTCCGAGCAGGGACCACAAGGACCGGTGTCTCCCATCTCCCAAAAATTATCTTTTTTTGACCCGTATAGTATTCTATCTTCTGGTACAATGTTTTTCCATAGTGCTCTGGCTTCTTCATCTGCCTCCAGCCCTTCTTCCGGGTCGCCTCCGAAAACAGTTACATAAAGACGCTCTTTGGGCAGATGATACACTTCCGTAAGTAATTCCCATGCCCATTCTATGGCTTCCTTTTTGAAGTAGTCACCAAAAGACCAGTTGCCGAGCATCTCGAAGAAGGTATGATGGTAGGTATCGTGCCCTACGTCTTCAAGGTCATTGTGTTTGCCTGTTACACGCAGGCACTTTTGAGTATCGGCGATACGTGGTGCTGGTGGAGTTTTATATCCGAGAAAATAATCTTTGAACTGAGCCATGCCCGAGTTCATAAACATCAAAGTAGGGTCGTCTTTCATTACAATGGGGGCAGAAGGCACAATCAAGTGTCCTTTCGACTCGAAAAACTTTAAAAACTTATCTC comes from Thermonema lapsum and encodes:
- the alaS gene encoding alanine--tRNA ligase, producing the protein MNANEIRDKFLKFFESKGHLIVPSAPIVMKDDPTLMFMNSGMAQFKDYFLGYKTPPAPRIADTQKCLRVTGKHNDLEDVGHDTYHHTFFEMLGNWSFGDYFKKEAIEWAWELLTEVYHLPKERLYVTVFGGDPEEGLEADEEARALWKNIVPEDRILYGSKKDNFWEMGDTGPCGPCSEIHIDLRDEEEIAQLPGKALVNKDHPLVIEIWNLVFMEYERMSNGELRRLPAKHIDTGMGFERLCMVVQGKKSNYDTDLFQPVIQAVAKKSGFVYGSDAKIDVAMRVIADHVRAITFTIADGQLPGSTGAGYVIRRILRRAVRYGYTFLGFQEPFLFELVDVLASMFKDVFPEVMQQKEFVSNVIKEEERSFLRTLDTGLKRLEQYFEAHANEQVVDGKTAFELYDTFGFPIDLTALIARERNFRVDMEGFEKEMQKQKERSRNATALETGDWVVLHPGNEVDFVGYDTLSCETKLLKYRKIKEGKKTFYQLVFSRTPFYPEGGGQVGDRGVARIMGENIQIPIINTKKENDLIVHFTDDEQWLSLDDIAGKLFVLEVNKEKRLAAQRNHSATHLLHAALKKVLGEHVAQRGSLVSDEVLRFDFSHFSALTQEEIITIEKIVNEKIRENIPLDERRNVPIQEALAMGATALFGEKYGDYVRVITFDANYSRELCGGTHVQATGEIGYFVIVSESSVAAGVRRIEAYTGGQAVIYARQHIDAVQEAKRMLKAKELKKAVEQLFTEKQNLSKEIERLKAEKVSTIKKTLLDKKQEVDGVNYIVAKVELPDENALKQLAFELRNQVENLALVLGAIVGSKALLAIMLSDSLVKDKGWHAGNIVKEAAKEINGGGGGQPFFATAGGSKKEGLEQAIQKAKDLLK